Within the Agromyces atrinae genome, the region CGAGCCGCCCGAACCCCTCGACATGGCCGCCTCGGGCGACTTCGTCGCGCACATGATCTCGGAGGAGAAGCTCGAGAACGTCGTGCTCGTCGGCCACTCGATGGGTTCGCAGGTCGCGGTCGAGGCCGCGGCGCGTCATCCCCACCTCGTCGAGCGCCTCGTGCTCATCGCGCCCACCGTCAACCCGCACGAGCGCACCGCGGCGAAGCAGGCGCTGCGCATGCTGCAGGACGCGTCGCTGTCGCAGCCGAGGGTCTTCGCCATCGGAGCCTTCTACTACCTGAAGGCCGGGCCGCGCTGGTACATCAAGAAGCTCCGCACGATGCTCGCGCATCACGTCGAAGAGACCATGCCGCGCATCGTCGACGAGACCCTCGTGATCCGTGGCGAGAAGGACCGCCTCGTTCCGCGCGACTGGGCCGACGAGGTCGTGCGCCTCATCCCGCACGCGCGACTCGTGGAGGTACGCGGCCGCGGGCACGAGACGATGATCACGGCCGGCGAACAGGTCGCGCGACTCATCGCGGAGTTCGCGGCGTGAAGCTCGCGTGGTGGGCGCTCGACTACGTGTACGCCGTGTGGCGGCAGCTCGCGGGCCTCGCTCACCGCCGCCCGCCCGCGCGCTGGGCCCACGGCGACTCGGGGCGCCCCACCCTCGTGCTCGTTCCCGGCATCTACGAGAACTGGCGGTTCCTCGTGCCCCTCGGCGATGCGCTCAACGCTGCGGGGTACCGCGTGACCGTCATCCATGGGCTGGGGCTGAACCTCGGCGGCGTGCGCGAGAGCGGCGAGGCGATCTCGCGCGCACTCGACCGGGTGCGACCCGCTGCCGCCGGCCGGATCATCGTCGCCCACTCGAAGGGCGGCCTCATCGGCAAGCAGGTGCTCGTCGACGGCACGCGCGGCGTCGTCGGGCTCGTCGCCGTCTGCACGCCGTTCGGCGGGGCACGTCTCGCGCGGCTGTTCACCGATCGGCGCGTACGCGCGCTGCTGCCGACCGACGAGACGATCGT harbors:
- a CDS encoding alpha/beta fold hydrolase — translated: MSTTRSFSSGDRTMIITETGDVDGPSFVLLHGLGMGQRYWSELADRLAETGRVYALDLPGFGDAPEPPEPLDMAASGDFVAHMISEEKLENVVLVGHSMGSQVAVEAAARHPHLVERLVLIAPTVNPHERTAAKQALRMLQDASLSQPRVFAIGAFYYLKAGPRWYIKKLRTMLAHHVEETMPRIVDETLVIRGEKDRLVPRDWADEVVRLIPHARLVEVRGRGHETMITAGEQVARLIAEFAA
- a CDS encoding esterase/lipase family protein, which encodes MKLAWWALDYVYAVWRQLAGLAHRRPPARWAHGDSGRPTLVLVPGIYENWRFLVPLGDALNAAGYRVTVIHGLGLNLGGVRESGEAISRALDRVRPAAAGRIIVAHSKGGLIGKQVLVDGTRGVVGLVAVCTPFGGARLARLFTDRRVRALLPTDETIVMLGSSTAVNGRIVSVFGTFDPHVPDGSTLDGATNIEVPVAGHFRILGARATHEAVLTGLGVLTRTDVRGDGM